From the genome of Rhodobacteraceae bacterium Araon29, one region includes:
- a CDS encoding glucose-6-phosphate isomerase: MFETLVTHWAAQKERSILSLFASEDRASDFSVRADQLFFDYSKTNLDKPARQALLDLASAQGLTQKRAAMFSGALINATEGRSVLHSALRTFGSDPVIVAGSDVMPNVRESRARMTHFANAVRGGEYRGQGGAITDVVNIGIGGSDLGPAMACLALAPYHDGPRCHFVSNVDAAHIADTLQGLDPETTLVIVASKTFTTIETMTNARTALDWMSRKVAKPAEQFAALSSAADKTTEFGIAEERVFGFADWVGGRYSMWGPIGLSLMIAIGPENFTAFLQGAEAMDQHFQTAPMVENMPVMLALVGLWHHQVCGYSSRAVLPYDQRLARLPAYLQQLEMESNGKSVAMDGTDLGYPAGPIVWGEPGTNGQHAFYQLIHQGTQVVPCEFMLAAKGHEPDMDQHHQLLSANCLAQSQALMCGRSLDEARAMMREKGFEGNELERQAKHRVFAGNRPSTTLLYPKLTPKVLGQIIALYEHRVFVEGAILGINSFDQWGVELGKELATSLGPIVAGTQSAAGLDGSTRQLIDYLHLSKT; this comes from the coding sequence ATGTTTGAAACTCTTGTGACGCATTGGGCGGCGCAAAAAGAGAGATCTATTCTGTCGTTGTTTGCTTCAGAAGATCGCGCAAGTGACTTTTCAGTTCGAGCGGATCAGTTGTTCTTTGACTATTCAAAGACAAATTTAGATAAGCCGGCTCGTCAGGCGCTATTAGATTTGGCAAGCGCGCAAGGATTGACCCAGAAACGCGCAGCAATGTTTTCTGGCGCTCTAATCAACGCCACGGAAGGTCGGTCTGTTTTGCATAGTGCTCTTCGCACTTTTGGCTCCGATCCTGTCATTGTAGCCGGTTCTGATGTAATGCCCAATGTGCGTGAAAGCCGTGCGCGGATGACGCATTTTGCCAATGCTGTGCGGGGTGGGGAATATCGTGGGCAGGGGGGCGCCATCACAGACGTGGTTAATATCGGTATTGGGGGATCGGACCTCGGACCGGCAATGGCCTGTTTGGCACTTGCACCGTATCATGATGGACCAAGGTGCCACTTTGTTTCAAATGTCGACGCTGCGCATATTGCCGATACATTACAAGGCCTTGATCCTGAAACAACTTTAGTGATTGTCGCGTCAAAAACATTTACCACAATTGAAACCATGACCAACGCGCGTACTGCTTTGGACTGGATGTCAAGAAAGGTCGCTAAACCTGCAGAGCAATTTGCCGCATTATCAAGTGCTGCAGACAAAACAACCGAATTCGGCATAGCAGAAGAGCGTGTGTTTGGCTTTGCTGATTGGGTTGGGGGCCGTTATTCTATGTGGGGACCTATTGGCCTAAGTTTGATGATTGCTATTGGGCCTGAAAACTTTACTGCCTTCTTGCAGGGCGCCGAAGCAATGGACCAACATTTTCAAACTGCACCAATGGTCGAAAACATGCCGGTGATGCTTGCATTGGTGGGGCTGTGGCATCATCAGGTGTGCGGATATTCTAGTCGGGCGGTGTTGCCTTACGATCAGCGGTTGGCGCGGTTGCCGGCGTATTTGCAGCAGCTTGAGATGGAAAGTAACGGAAAGTCTGTGGCGATGGATGGCACGGATCTGGGCTATCCTGCCGGTCCTATTGTCTGGGGTGAACCGGGCACCAACGGCCAGCACGCTTTTTACCAGCTTATTCATCAAGGTACACAGGTCGTGCCCTGTGAATTTATGCTGGCCGCCAAAGGCCATGAGCCGGATATGGACCAGCATCACCAGCTTTTGTCTGCCAACTGTTTGGCCCAATCACAAGCACTGATGTGTGGCCGCTCTTTGGATGAAGCCCGTGCGATGATGCGAGAAAAAGGGTTTGAAGGCAATGAGTTAGAGCGACAAGCTAAACACCGTGTGTTTGCTGGAAACCGGCCCTCAACAACTTTGCTATACCCGAAGCTTACGCCAAAAGTACTGGGCCAGATTATCGCGCTTTATGAGCATAGGGTTTTTGTTGAGGGTGCGATTTTGGGGATCAATAGCTTTGACCAATGGGGCGTTGAGCTTGGTAAAGAGCTTGCTACATCGCTTGGTCCTATCGTTGCCGGAACGCAATCTGCAGCCGGTCTTGATGGCTCGACGCGGCAATTGATAGACTATTTACACCTCTCAAAAACCTAA
- the pgl gene encoding 6-phosphogluconolactonase yields the protein MQLIEYPDREKLAMELASKIAGDLNAALLHQPRATLVVPGGTTPGPIFDLLCAAAINWTAVDIMLSDERWVPETSERSNTRLLKRRLFVNRAKEAGHIALYAPFDTPEDGLEEITASIQKSLPISVFLLGMGADMHTASLFPEADQLERALAPDAPPVLAMRAPGAPEPRITLSAPVLDAALAKHIVIFGAEKRAAIEQAQHLSASEAPVRAVLNGAQVHWAA from the coding sequence ATGCAACTCATAGAATATCCAGATCGTGAAAAACTAGCCATGGAGCTGGCATCAAAAATTGCCGGCGATCTAAACGCAGCATTGTTACATCAACCGCGGGCCACATTGGTGGTTCCCGGTGGAACGACGCCTGGGCCTATTTTTGATCTTCTATGTGCTGCTGCGATCAATTGGACTGCGGTTGATATAATGCTGAGCGATGAACGTTGGGTGCCCGAAACCAGTGAGAGGTCTAACACCCGATTATTAAAGCGGCGTCTATTTGTAAATCGAGCGAAAGAGGCAGGTCATATTGCGCTGTATGCACCATTTGATACGCCAGAAGATGGACTTGAAGAAATAACCGCAAGTATCCAGAAAAGCTTACCAATTTCTGTATTTCTATTGGGTATGGGCGCAGATATGCACACGGCCTCGCTGTTTCCCGAAGCAGATCAGCTTGAGCGCGCACTGGCGCCTGATGCGCCGCCTGTTTTGGCAATGCGGGCTCCCGGCGCGCCCGAACCACGGATCACACTGTCAGCGCCCGTCCTGGATGCAGCGCTAGCGAAGCATATTGTTATTTTTGGTGCGGAAAAGCGCGCTGCGATAGAACAGGCACAGCATTTATCTGCATCCGAGGCACCGGTGCGCGCGGTTTTGAATGGCGCACAGGTTCATTGGGCGGCATAA
- the zwf gene encoding glucose-6-phosphate dehydrogenase translates to MVSRVIPVEPFDLVIFGGTGDLARRKILPGLFRRFMAGQMPQNAQIIGAARADHDADGYREFARQALLEFGPKDVPSDVTNAFLSGLAYVAIDAKGTNGWTELAAKMRAGHVRAFYFSVAPALFGDLAERLHSHEIALPDSRIVVEKPFGHDLKSAQLLNATLAQHFSEDQIYRIDHYLGKETVQNLMAVRFGNMLFEPLWNAQYVDHIQITVAETVGVDGRGGYYDTSGAMRDMVQNHLMQLLCLIAMEPPAQFDPDAVRDEKLKVIRALDPVSPHHTVRGQYGASPDHPDYRAHVENPRSRTESYVALKTHISNWRWAGTPFYLRTGKRLRARSSEIAVVFKETPHSIFGPEAGNHRNALIIRLQPDEGITMDVTIKEPGPGGMRLIDVPLDMTFAEALGPEVGEVPDAYERLIMDVIRGNQTLFMRGDEVEAAWAWTDPIIGHWDQTKDVPKAYDAGGSGPEDALMLMHRDDRKWREIR, encoded by the coding sequence ATGGTTTCACGCGTTATTCCGGTCGAACCTTTTGATTTGGTAATCTTTGGCGGAACGGGTGATTTGGCGCGCCGCAAAATTTTGCCGGGTTTGTTTCGCCGCTTTATGGCGGGTCAAATGCCGCAGAATGCGCAAATTATCGGTGCTGCGCGTGCTGATCATGATGCCGATGGGTATCGTGAATTCGCGAGACAGGCACTTTTAGAGTTTGGACCCAAGGATGTTCCAAGCGACGTGACAAACGCTTTTCTAAGTGGCTTGGCCTATGTGGCCATAGACGCCAAAGGGACCAATGGCTGGACGGAATTGGCGGCAAAAATGCGTGCTGGTCACGTGCGGGCATTCTACTTTTCGGTTGCGCCGGCCTTGTTTGGGGATTTGGCCGAACGGTTGCATAGCCATGAAATTGCGCTTCCAGACAGCCGCATAGTTGTGGAAAAGCCCTTCGGCCACGATCTTAAATCGGCCCAACTGCTTAATGCGACACTAGCGCAGCATTTTTCCGAAGATCAAATTTATAGAATTGACCATTATCTTGGCAAAGAAACCGTGCAAAACCTGATGGCGGTGCGCTTTGGCAATATGCTGTTTGAACCCCTTTGGAATGCGCAATATGTCGATCATATTCAAATCACTGTTGCCGAAACTGTTGGGGTCGATGGACGGGGCGGATATTACGACACCTCTGGTGCAATGCGCGATATGGTCCAAAACCATCTGATGCAGCTTCTTTGTTTGATCGCAATGGAACCGCCTGCACAGTTTGATCCAGATGCTGTGCGCGACGAAAAGCTTAAAGTTATCCGCGCACTTGATCCGGTCTCACCGCATCATACGGTGCGTGGGCAATACGGCGCGTCACCAGATCACCCTGATTATCGTGCTCATGTGGAAAATCCGCGATCCCGTACCGAAAGCTATGTGGCTCTCAAAACCCATATAAGCAATTGGAGATGGGCAGGCACCCCATTTTACTTGCGTACTGGAAAGCGGCTGCGGGCGCGCAGCTCAGAAATTGCAGTTGTTTTCAAAGAAACACCCCATTCAATTTTCGGCCCTGAAGCGGGAAACCACCGGAATGCTCTTATTATCCGTTTGCAACCCGATGAAGGTATCACAATGGATGTGACCATCAAAGAGCCGGGCCCGGGCGGCATGCGGCTGATTGATGTGCCGCTTGATATGACCTTTGCCGAGGCGCTTGGCCCCGAAGTGGGTGAGGTGCCAGATGCCTATGAGAGATTGATTATGGATGTGATCCGCGGCAACCAAACTTTGTTTATGCGGGGTGATGAAGTCGAAGCTGCATGGGCTTGGACAGACCCAATCATAGGCCATTGGGACCAAACAAAAGATGTGCCAAAAGCCTATGATGCAGGCGGCTCTGGGCCCGAGGATGCCTTGATGCTCATGCACCGCGATGACAGAAAATGGCGAGAGATTCGCTAA
- a CDS encoding radical SAM protein, translating to MNKQLPVQLKGRKFLHREITADGSPRASVTLSSPETLWFNTGTLCNITCPNCYIHSSPSNDRLVYINSQEVVNFLDQINNRNWPVREIGFTGGEPFMNPEMIDLARVSLSRGYQVLILTNAMQPMMRKSMQNGLVVLQSKFAEQLTLRISLDHWSAEKHDSERGQGSFLKTIKGMSWLRDNGIKMTVAGRTVWGETDTQSRQGYAQLFAKNGFDINASDAAQCVLFPEMDETVEVPEITTSCWDILGKPADSPMCASSRMVVKRKGADAPCVVACTLLAYDRQFEMGSTLEEAEAKVWLNHPHCAKFCVLGGASCSG from the coding sequence ATGAATAAACAGCTACCTGTCCAGTTAAAGGGACGAAAATTCCTACATCGTGAGATAACAGCAGACGGATCGCCACGGGCCTCGGTCACTTTGAGCAGTCCAGAAACGCTTTGGTTCAATACTGGCACATTATGCAATATTACCTGTCCAAATTGTTATATTCACAGCTCTCCCAGTAATGACCGTCTGGTGTATATAAACAGTCAAGAGGTTGTGAATTTTTTAGATCAGATAAATAATCGCAACTGGCCCGTTCGTGAAATAGGCTTTACTGGCGGTGAGCCCTTTATGAACCCAGAAATGATTGATCTTGCTCGGGTTTCGTTGTCGCGGGGCTATCAGGTATTAATCCTGACAAATGCGATGCAACCGATGATGCGAAAATCAATGCAAAATGGATTGGTCGTTTTGCAGAGCAAATTCGCAGAGCAGCTGACGCTGCGAATTTCGTTGGATCATTGGTCTGCTGAAAAACATGATAGTGAGCGCGGTCAAGGCAGCTTTTTGAAAACCATAAAGGGCATGAGCTGGCTGCGCGACAATGGGATTAAGATGACTGTTGCCGGTCGCACGGTTTGGGGCGAAACCGATACCCAGTCCCGACAGGGATACGCCCAACTGTTCGCCAAGAACGGCTTTGACATTAATGCCAGTGATGCTGCGCAATGTGTTCTTTTTCCAGAAATGGATGAAACTGTTGAAGTCCCCGAGATCACGACCTCGTGCTGGGATATTCTAGGTAAACCAGCCGATAGCCCGATGTGCGCCTCGTCTCGCATGGTGGTAAAACGCAAGGGCGCAGATGCCCCCTGTGTGGTGGCCTGCACTCTGTTGGCCTATGATCGGCAATTTGAGATGGGAAGCACTTTAGAAGAGGCAGAGGCCAAAGTTTGGTTGAACCACCCGCATTGCGCAAAATTTTGTGTTTTGGGCGGCGCATCATGCTCTGGTTAG
- a CDS encoding branched-chain amino acid ABC transporter permease, translated as MDMLQLLISGLSNGCVYGLIAMGFVLIYKASEAINFAQGDMMMLGAFVTLGLTNDHYIGLPFWASVPIAMLLMGMIGYALDALVLRKMFGQSQIAVVIVTIALGFVARFVAGAIWGYEPQSLESPIAGLDIRFAGLSLGVDELMVIIVTIVLTGLLYVFFARTKLGIAMQAASQNQMAAFYMGIPVKRMHSLVWALSGVIAAIAGILFASKGSIDPATGLLGIKAFAAAVIGGLGSLPGALIGGLLVGVVEPFAARYIEGDIARIMPYLILVVVLIFRPHGILSQVQNKKV; from the coding sequence TTGGATATGCTTCAGCTGCTAATAAGCGGTCTATCGAATGGCTGTGTCTACGGCTTGATCGCAATGGGCTTTGTTCTCATTTACAAAGCCTCTGAAGCGATCAATTTTGCTCAGGGCGACATGATGATGCTGGGGGCTTTTGTCACTCTTGGCCTGACCAACGACCACTATATTGGCCTTCCATTTTGGGCCTCAGTGCCAATTGCGATGCTGCTTATGGGTATGATTGGGTATGCCCTTGATGCGCTTGTTTTGCGCAAGATGTTCGGGCAAAGCCAGATCGCTGTGGTGATTGTCACTATTGCCCTAGGGTTCGTTGCACGTTTTGTGGCAGGCGCAATTTGGGGATATGAGCCGCAAAGCCTTGAAAGCCCAATTGCCGGGCTTGATATTCGCTTTGCTGGGCTTTCGCTTGGGGTGGACGAGTTGATGGTGATCATTGTCACTATTGTGCTGACTGGCCTGCTTTATGTTTTCTTTGCCCGCACCAAACTGGGCATTGCAATGCAAGCCGCCAGTCAAAACCAAATGGCTGCGTTTTATATGGGCATTCCAGTGAAAAGAATGCATTCACTTGTGTGGGCCTTATCTGGGGTGATTGCTGCGATTGCAGGAATTTTATTTGCATCAAAAGGATCAATTGATCCCGCTACTGGACTTTTGGGCATCAAGGCCTTTGCTGCGGCCGTCATTGGAGGGCTTGGCAGTTTGCCAGGCGCGTTGATAGGAGGTTTGCTTGTGGGCGTCGTCGAGCCATTTGCCGCGCGATATATTGAAGGCGACATCGCACGTATTATGCCCTATTTGATACTGGTCGTTGTGTTGATTTTCCGTCCGCATGGTATCTTGTCCCAAGTGCAAAACAAGAAAGTCTAA